The Streptomyces sp. V4I8 genome includes the window GGCCGCGCTCGGCGTGCCGTACGACAAGGCGCAGTGGCGGCAGGTGCGGACCCTGTCGGGCGGTGAGCAGAAGCGGCTGGTGCTGGAGGCGCTGCTGCGCGGCACCGACGAGGTGCTGCTGCTCGACGAGCCCGACAACTACCTGGATGTGCCCGGCAAGCGGTGGCTGGAGGAGCGGCTGAAGGAGACCCGTAAGACGGTCCTCTTCGTCTCCCACGACCGCGAACTCCTCGCCCGCACCGCGGAGAAGATCGTCTCCGTCGAACCCTCGCCCGCCGGGGCCGACGCCTGGGTGCACGGCGGCGGCTTCACCACGTATCACGAGGCCCGGCGCCAGCGCTTCGCCCGCTTCGAGGAGTTGCGCAAGCGCTGGGACGAGAAGCACGCCCAGCTGAAGAAGCTGGTGCTGACGCTCCGTCAAGCTGCCGAGAACAGCCCTGACATGGCCTCCCGCTACCGGGCCGCCCAGACCCGGCTGCGCAAGTTCGAGGAGATCGGCCCGCCGCCGGAGCCGCCGCGCGAGCAGGACATCAGGATGCGGCTGAAGGGCGGCCGTACCGGGGTACGGGCCGTCACCTGCGAGGGACTCGAACTCACGGGCCTGATGAAGCCGTTCTCCCTGGAGGTCTTCTACGGCGAACGGGTCGCCGTCCTCGGCTCCAACGGGTCCGGCAAGTCGCACTTCCTGCGGCTGCTGGCCGGCGACGACGTGGCGCACACGGGGGAGTGGAAGCTGGGTGCGCGGGTCGTGCCCGGGCACTTCGCGCAGACGCATGCGCATCCTGAGCTGGTCGGCCGTACGCTCCTCGACATCCTCTGGAAGGAGCATGCCCAGGACCGGGGCGCCGCGATGTCCCGGCTGCGCCGTTACGAGCTCACCCACCAGGCCGAGCAGGCCTTCGACCGCCTCTCCGGCGGCCAGCAGGCCCGTTTCCAGATCCTCCTGCTGGAACTCGAAGGCGTCACCGCCCTCCTCCTCGACGAGCCGACCGACAACCTCGACCTGGAGTCCGCCGAAGCCCTGCAGGAGGGGCTGGAGGCCTTCGAGGGCACGGTACTGGCCGTCACCCACGACCGCTGGTTCGCGCGCTCCTTCGACCGGTACCTGGTCTTCGGCAGTGACGGGCGCGTGCGGGAGACCGCGGAGCCGGTGTGGGACGAACGGCGGGTGGAGCGGGCACGGTAGTTCCTCGCCCCCGCCGGACGGGCTGAATCCAGCCCCTCCGGCGTTTGAGGAGCGGGGTCTGGGGCGGAGCCCCAGAAGGATGGGACGGGTAGGGGCGGCGGGGGCGAGAATCTCTCGCTCAGGGCCAGCGCAGCAGTGCGCCCAGGCCGCCCGCCGGGGTCTCCCGCTGGGACGCCGGGGTCACGGACAGGGCCCCCGCCCCCGTGGCGACCGCGCAGCGGATCAGTGCGTCGTCGGCGCGGGACGACCACGAGTGCTGCTCGCCGAGGATCTTGAGGTCCGTCCGGCGCACCGCCAGCTGGTCGGGTTCCTCGCCGATCCACACCTCGCGGTGCGCGTCAGGACCGTCCGGCCGGATCAGGAGCTCGTCGATACGGTGCTCACGCGCCGCCTCGACGAGCGCGGGAACGCCCTCCACCGCCCCGGCACGCCCCTCGGACCCGGGTTCGCGCGCCGCCAGGAACCGCTCCAGCTCCCGCACGGCCCGCTGCCGTACATGATCCTCCCGCGCCCGTTCGACGTCCTCGTCGAGCAGCCGGCTGTCGGTGCCGTGCGGGGCCTCCACCACGAGGTCGTGCAACCGCTGCGGCAGCCGGTCGTGCACCGTCCGCCGCTCCCGGTCGTCACCCACGAGGATCAGCAGGTCGGCACGGGTCTCCTCCTGGCAGACGGTGAGCGCGTCGGCGATCTCGGCCGCGTTGTGCTCCCAGGTGTTCTCCACCTTGAGCTGGAAGTGCCGCTCGGACCAGTCGGCCGTGCTCGTCCGGTGGATCGGATGCGGTCGGCCGGTGACCGTACCGACGTCCTGCCGGCCCAGCGCGGTACGCAGCTCGAAGGCGGCGCCCCGGCGGTCGACGTAGGCCACCACGCAGACCGGGTCCTCGCCCGCCAGCTCCAGAAGCGGCGTGGTGTGCGGCAGCGGCGCCCAGTCGGCGCTGTCGCGCAGCGGGGCGCGGGACAGCGGCGGATCCAGTACCACCTCACCCGCTCGGGCGAAGATCGCGCGGCCATGGGGTTCGGAGGAGTGCCGCAGTTCCTCCAGCGCTTCCCGTACGGCCCGGCAGGTCGCGTCGTCGGCGCCCTGCCCGGCGAGCTCCCGGGACAGGGCCCGAGCCGTCAGGTGCCGTTCATGGGGGGTGTCCTCCGTGTGCCGGGAGGTGTCCACGTATACGGAGGCCCAAGGGCCGGGGTGTTCGTACAGTGGGTTCAGGAAGGCGAGATCCATGGTCTGTCTCTCCTGTACGCCGCTCGGGTGCTGTGTGCTCCACGGGCGGGTACCCGGACCGCATGATTGAACACGACGAGCGGGGCACCACCATGACCGGAGTCGACCCCAGCCGGCTGGACGACCAGCAGCTCATGAAGGAGCTGGAGACCATCCACCGGACGCGTCACGACACGCTGCTGTACGGCTCGAACGGCGCGCTGCGGGCCCACAACGAACGCATGGCGCAGCTGGAGGGCGAATACCTGCGCCGCAACCCGCGCCGCACGGTGGCCGCGGGCCGCACCCGCGAGGGCGCCCGCGACCGCAACGTGTGATGAGCGGGGCGTGCGCCGCGCACGCCCCGCTCATCACGGCTGATCATCCGGCGCTCAGCGCGCTCAGCGCGCTCAGCGCCGCACCGGCGGACGCCCCCAGTGCCGGTGCGCCGACAGGGCGGCCTTGAAGGCCTCCAGGAAGTCCCCGCTCGCCGGACCGGGTGACGTGTCCGTCACCACGCCCTGGTCGACCACCGTGTGGTGGAACTCGGCAGACAGCCGTACACCTTCCGGCTCCAGGGACGACAGGACGCCCACGCCGGAGCCGAGCGCGCCGACCGGCTTGCCGTGCCGGTAGGCGTCCCGGACGAAACGCATCGCGTCCTGATCGGCGGCCGTGGGCGGGGTGCCGTGGGGGCCGCCGGGCACCAGTACGGCGTCGTACAGCACGGAGGCGACGGTCGGCAGTGCGCGGTCGACCTCGCACCGGTCACCGTGCGCCCCGGCGACCGTACCGTCCGTCGGCGCCAGCGCCTCGACGATCGCGCCCTCGGCCGTGAGCGCCTCACGCACCGAGTCGACCTGCGCGGTGTCAACGCCGTCCGTGACCAGGACCGCGATCTGCCGGGTGCGGATCGAGCCGTCGCCGCGCTGCGACTCCAGGCTCAGCGCGGGGGAGGAGAGCTTGTCCGCCGCCTGCGTCCCGGACGGCTCCGGCACCCCGATGCCGCGCGCCACCTGGGCGGCGAGGTCGCCGTTCACCTGGGCGAGATGCTCGACCGTCCGGGCCCGCACCTCCTTCGCGCCGACCTTGCCGAGCTCGAACCGGAACGCCGCGACGATGTGCTGCTTCTCCCAGTCCGCCATGCTGTTCCAGAACATCGCCGGCTGGCTGTAGTGGTCCTGGAAACTCGGGCTCCGGCGCCGGATCTTGGCGCCGTCGACGCGTTCGGCGTAGTGCGTGTACGCGCTGCCGTCGACACCGGCGTGCGCGGGGCAGCCGCCGCCGAGGGAGTTCGGGAAGTAGTTCGTGCCCCGGTGGATCGCGCTCTGGTGGTAGCCGTCGCGCTGGTTCGTGCGTACGGGCGCCACCGGCCGGTTCACCGGAATCTGGGCGAAGTTGGGACCGCCCAGCCGGATCAACTGCGTGTCCAGGTAGGAGAAGTTGCGGGCCTGGAGCAGCGGGTCGTTGGTGAAGTCGATTCCGGGGACGATGTTCGCCGTGTGGAACGCGACCTGCTCGGTCTCGGCGAAGAAATTCTCCGGGTTGCGGTTCAGGACCATCCGGCCGATCGGGCGGACCGGCACCTGTTCCTCCGGGATGATCTTCGTGGCGTCGAGGAGGTCGAAGTCGAAGGCGAACTCGTCCTCCTCCGCGACGAGTTGGACACCCAGTTCCCACTCCGGGTACTCGCCCGCCTCGATCGCGTCCCACAGGTCACGCCGGTTGAAGTCCGGGTCACGGCCCTGGCACTCCTGCGCCTCGTCCCACACCAGCGACTGCACGCCCAGCCGCGGCTTCCAGTGGAACTTCACGAACGTGCCCTTCCCGTCCGCGTTCACGAACCGGAAGGTGTGCACGCCGAAGCCCTGCATCATGCGGTAGCTGCGCGGGATGGCCCGGTCCGACATCAGCCACATGATCGCGTGCAGCGTCTCCGGCTGCAGCGACACGAAGTCCCAGAGGGTGTCGTGCGCGGAGGCGCCGGTGGGAATGTCGTTGTGCGGCTCGGGCTTCACCGCGTGCACGAAGTCGGGGAACTTGATGCCGTCCTGGATGAAGAAGACCGGGAAGTTGTTCCCGACCAGGTCGTAGTTCCCCTCCGACGTGTAGAACTTGGTCGCGAAACCGCGCACGTCCCGCACGGTGTCCGCCGACCCCTTCGGCCCCTGCACCGTGGAGAACCGCACGAACACCGGGGTCCGTACGGCCGGGTCCTGGAGGAACGCCGCGCGCGTGAACTCCGCGCAGGACTCGTACGGTTCGAAATAGCCGTACGCCCCCGCCCCGCGCGCGTGGACCACCCGCTCCGGGATCCGCTCGTGGTCGAAGTGGGTGAGCTTCTCCCGGAAGTGGAAGTCCTCCATCAGCGTCGGCCCGCGCTCCCCGGCGGCGAGCGAGTCGTCGGTGTGGTCGACCTCCACGCCCTGGTCGGTGGTGAGCGGCCCGGCCGTCGGGTCGTCCGCCCGGAAGGCCTCCCGCTGCTCCTCCTTGCGGTTCCCCATTACGACGCCTCCCTCGCGAACACTTCCAGGAACGTCTCGCAGAACGCCTTCAGGTCGTCCGGCATACGGCTGGTGACCAGCTTGTTCGGACCGTGGTCGCAGATCCGCACCTGCTCGTCCACCCAGGTGCCGCCCGCGTTACGGACGTCCGTCTGCAGACTCGGCCAGGAGGTCAGCACCCTCCCGCGCACCACGTCCGCCTCCACCAGCATCCAGGAGGCATGGCAGATCGCGGCGACCGGGCGGCCCTGGTCGAAGAAGTCCCGCACGAAGGCCACGGCCTTGCGGTTCATCCGCAGATAGTCCGGGTTGGCGACGCCGCCCGGCAGGACCAGCGCGCCGAAGGAGTCGGCGGACGTCTCGCCCACGACCTCCTGCACCGGGAACTTGTCCGCCTTGTCGAGATGGTGGAACGCCTGGATCGTGCCCGGCTTCGTCGACACGAGCACCGGCTCATGGCCCGCGTCGACCACCGCCTGCCATGGATCGGTGAGCTCGACCTGCTCGACGCCCTCGGGGGCGGTCAGAAATGCGATACGCATGATGTCTCAACGTCCTTCCGTGGCCCTGAAGTGGGCCTCGTCGCTCGTGAAACGCTTCTTGTCCCGCCGACGGGCACGCACGCACCGCCACAGCTCCTCGCCGTACGGCAGCAGCACACAGGCCCCGATGGCGACGCCGATGCCCGCGAGATAGCCGCGCGACAGCGGCCGCCGGCGCGG containing:
- a CDS encoding ABC-F family ATP-binding cassette domain-containing protein, whose amino-acid sequence is MGHLEAAHLEYYLPDGRALLGDVSFRVGEGAVMALVGPNGAGKTTLLRLLSGELKPHGGTVTVSGGLGVMRQFVGSVRDETTVRDLLVSVAPPRIREAARAVDAAEHGIMTVDDEAAQLKYAQALADWAEARGYEAETLWDMCTMAALGVPYDKAQWRQVRTLSGGEQKRLVLEALLRGTDEVLLLDEPDNYLDVPGKRWLEERLKETRKTVLFVSHDRELLARTAEKIVSVEPSPAGADAWVHGGGFTTYHEARRQRFARFEELRKRWDEKHAQLKKLVLTLRQAAENSPDMASRYRAAQTRLRKFEEIGPPPEPPREQDIRMRLKGGRTGVRAVTCEGLELTGLMKPFSLEVFYGERVAVLGSNGSGKSHFLRLLAGDDVAHTGEWKLGARVVPGHFAQTHAHPELVGRTLLDILWKEHAQDRGAAMSRLRRYELTHQAEQAFDRLSGGQQARFQILLLELEGVTALLLDEPTDNLDLESAEALQEGLEAFEGTVLAVTHDRWFARSFDRYLVFGSDGRVRETAEPVWDERRVERAR
- a CDS encoding Vms1/Ankzf1 family peptidyl-tRNA hydrolase, with the protein product MDLAFLNPLYEHPGPWASVYVDTSRHTEDTPHERHLTARALSRELAGQGADDATCRAVREALEELRHSSEPHGRAIFARAGEVVLDPPLSRAPLRDSADWAPLPHTTPLLELAGEDPVCVVAYVDRRGAAFELRTALGRQDVGTVTGRPHPIHRTSTADWSERHFQLKVENTWEHNAAEIADALTVCQEETRADLLILVGDDRERRTVHDRLPQRLHDLVVEAPHGTDSRLLDEDVERAREDHVRQRAVRELERFLAAREPGSEGRAGAVEGVPALVEAAREHRIDELLIRPDGPDAHREVWIGEEPDQLAVRRTDLKILGEQHSWSSRADDALIRCAVATGAGALSVTPASQRETPAGGLGALLRWP
- a CDS encoding DUF6158 family protein, with translation MIEHDERGTTMTGVDPSRLDDQQLMKELETIHRTRHDTLLYGSNGALRAHNERMAQLEGEYLRRNPRRTVAAGRTREGARDRNV
- a CDS encoding catalase: MGNRKEEQREAFRADDPTAGPLTTDQGVEVDHTDDSLAAGERGPTLMEDFHFREKLTHFDHERIPERVVHARGAGAYGYFEPYESCAEFTRAAFLQDPAVRTPVFVRFSTVQGPKGSADTVRDVRGFATKFYTSEGNYDLVGNNFPVFFIQDGIKFPDFVHAVKPEPHNDIPTGASAHDTLWDFVSLQPETLHAIMWLMSDRAIPRSYRMMQGFGVHTFRFVNADGKGTFVKFHWKPRLGVQSLVWDEAQECQGRDPDFNRRDLWDAIEAGEYPEWELGVQLVAEEDEFAFDFDLLDATKIIPEEQVPVRPIGRMVLNRNPENFFAETEQVAFHTANIVPGIDFTNDPLLQARNFSYLDTQLIRLGGPNFAQIPVNRPVAPVRTNQRDGYHQSAIHRGTNYFPNSLGGGCPAHAGVDGSAYTHYAERVDGAKIRRRSPSFQDHYSQPAMFWNSMADWEKQHIVAAFRFELGKVGAKEVRARTVEHLAQVNGDLAAQVARGIGVPEPSGTQAADKLSSPALSLESQRGDGSIRTRQIAVLVTDGVDTAQVDSVREALTAEGAIVEALAPTDGTVAGAHGDRCEVDRALPTVASVLYDAVLVPGGPHGTPPTAADQDAMRFVRDAYRHGKPVGALGSGVGVLSSLEPEGVRLSAEFHHTVVDQGVVTDTSPGPASGDFLEAFKAALSAHRHWGRPPVRR
- a CDS encoding type 1 glutamine amidotransferase domain-containing protein, translating into MRIAFLTAPEGVEQVELTDPWQAVVDAGHEPVLVSTKPGTIQAFHHLDKADKFPVQEVVGETSADSFGALVLPGGVANPDYLRMNRKAVAFVRDFFDQGRPVAAICHASWMLVEADVVRGRVLTSWPSLQTDVRNAGGTWVDEQVRICDHGPNKLVTSRMPDDLKAFCETFLEVFAREAS